The genomic DNA CCTTCAAAAATATCATGACATCCCACCTGAAATTTGAGTGCAGCGCGATTCAGAAACCTTTTTTGTCCACCTGTCAACATcagagtggagtgacggcctagaggtaacgcgtccgcctagaaagcgagagaatctgagcgcactggttcgaatcacggctcagccgccgacattttctccccctccactagaccttgagtggtggtgtggacgctagtcattcggatgagacggtaaaccgaggtcccgtgtgcagcatgcacttagtgcacgtaaaagaacccacggcaaataaagggttgttcctggcaaaattctgtagaaaaatccacttcgataggaaaaaaaacaaataaaactgctcgcaggaaaaaatacaaaaaatgggtggcgctgtagtgtaacgacgcgctctcccggggagtgcagcccgaatttcacacagagaaatctgatgtgacaaaaagaaatacaaatagttaAACATTCGATCAAAACAAAACTGATCAAAATCCCCATCTAGATTTTGCGGACGACAACCATGTTCAGTAGACCGTCATTCTTGAACTCTCTGTGACCTTGAGCTTGGATCTCTTTCTCCAGGCGGGCGAACAATGTGTCCATCAGGATCTGTTTGTCCTGTTCACTGCGCGTGCTAGACAGACCTCGGATGAAGACATGTTGAGCCCATACTCTGTGTTCTTTCACAACAGAACTGGCCAGTGTTGCACGGTCGTCTGTACCTTCTGCTGACAAAAGACAAAAGTGTTATTAGCACATACATCAGAAGATAGACTCTTAGACAAACATGAAGATGATTTAAAAGATACATGAATCGATAGGTTGATACAGACAAATGAGTGATTCGTTTTGTAACAGACCTGCAACTCAAAAATAGTTCATAACACTGCCGACTGCAAAAGTCATACTGAGGCTATGAAAACATTCCACACAAATATATTATGCTGCCTTGTTTTCTCCACTTACCGTCGTCCATTTTCTTTAGCGATTGTTGCTGATGTCGGCAGGGCACAGAGCACTGTCTCAGCATGGAACAGTCTGAGACCCATTTTGTTAACCTTGGAGTTAGGATTTTCAAAGGGGGCTGTTTGTTCGCGAAGATAAGGAGGACAGCGGTAAAAGTTGGTATCCACAAATTCCTCCTGTAACACAAGACATATTGATAGGAATGATGGCGAAGACgtcagaaagagaaataaaaaggttAGGGAGAACGAAGAAACAGCCTAACAACCAAGCAAGCGAACAACAGTGGTGTCTTCAGAAGCATGAAGATTAAACGCAATTCCATTTGTCAATCAAGCTCACAATCAGAATAATTGATATGAAACAAAGTGATCATATAAATCTTCCAAAACACTTAAACATGTATAGTGATAAGAATAATTAGTAGAGGTAGTGTTCGTGTACACGTAACAAcgtgctcagtttcagtttcagtagctcaaggaggcgtcaatgcgttcggacaaatccatatacgctacaccacatctgccaagcagatgcctgaccagcagcgtgttGTATTATCGAAATGATCGAGTTATCGTGaaagacagaaatggagatgTCTAAGACTGTATGGCCAACTCCACGAAGATTAAGGTGTGGACACGGCGATGGGCATTATTGGCGATAAGCTGTATGTGGAAACTGAACATTACTAGAAtgaaagaagaatagagaacagatAACTACACAGATAAGTCTATAAGTCATATGTCGCCAACAGAAGTAGATATCAACCAGTGGTAGGGCaccatacagtacagtgcagtactgtGAAGTTGGTATGATACGGTATGATAAATACAGTACACTGTACTGGGGACGATACAGAACAATTATTACATCACTGCGCAGATTCTGTGGAGCAGTAACTTCACAACAGTAAAACAGGAACAGCAAAATATAgtgcagtggtggtgtgtggtactttgcagtgcaatgcagtacagtgcaatacaacactgtTACCCTGTTCTCCAATACCTTAGCGATATTTTCCCCACTAACATTCATGATGTTGTTAACCTGTACCTTGGTTATCTTGCCTTCATCTCGCATTTGGCGCCAAATTTTCAGCATCCCCTCATGGAAGCTTTGGCAGAAATAGCGCACACCCTGCAGCTTCATATCCGGATCTTCTGCAGGTGTTGCCGCGACCAGCACTCCCCCTGCACATGTCAGAAATATGTTACATGAGAGTTCAGTATTGTGACTCAGTGTGAAGATGTAATTAATGTCCCTGAAGGACAGGTGCGACAGAAGCGGCCAAATCCATGTTTGTTCGtcctgttttgctttctttctgaaCAACTATTTCGATCACTTACATACCTAAGCACTCTGTCGCTGGATGTGTTAGAATCTTCAAAGAACgaattgatcaatcaatcaagatgTCATTCAGACAGACGTGAACATTTTCAATTGACCCGTTCGTTTATTCATCTCTGTCTGGTTTCATACCACCATCCCGGATTCTCTGCGTGGAACAGACAATTTTTGATGATATTTACAGAGCCTCCAAGAACACGTTACCAAATGGACGAAGTTCAAAGACATACCAACTCACTGCTTTGGTGTGTGACTTCATTGCGCCGACACTTTCATCTtcaagaaactgaaagtgaacaagGATGATCCTGACCTCGAAAGACTATGTTATACTGTCTGATAGAAACAATTAATCACAGAATTAGTCTTTGCTCTCCTGCTTCCCTCGCTGGCCTTAGGCCTCCTACTCCGCCCTCGTTGACAGGCGGCGGAGCGCAGGAAGCAATGTACGCAGAAACGTTGACTGATGCAaatgcatgacgtcactccacgCTGAAAACTTTCATTGCCTCATGCATCAGCCTTGAAATATGTCAACACTGACATGTCATATGCAGATTTCATTTGAAATCCTTAGTCTCTTTAGTGAGCTTCATGACATGGGAACAtctgaattaaacaacaacaataacaaccaactaCATAAATAAGTGAAACTACACACATTATGGGACAACGAAAATCTAAGTTTTGAATCGTCCTCTctgggtattcttcttctttttgggcaAAGATGGTCTCCAACAAATCTGCCGCACGATAAACGGAAAAGGGTGTGCCACGCTTGAATCAGAAGATGGCTCTGTTTGGAATGAAGAAACCATCTGTTTTAGTCTGATTGAATTATTACTTTCGGCTGAGTGGACTGAAAACGAAtgcatcagaaaagaaaaaaaaagaaaaagaaaacaagactgaGAAGCAGGGCCTTTTTAAACTTTGGAAggacctgaaagcaaagcacagtgtcCACAGTAAACCAGAATCAGCGAGGAGGAAAAggatcaaaaagaagaagacacaagactgcttcttctgagacccctttcagttcggCAGGAAACTGTTTGATCAGtccaaatcagggacactcactgtggacaaagaaacacttgaacagcatctcaggaaaacgtaaagcaagaaaccactagatctcaagggtttggttcattccaggaaaccagagaagaagttcaACAATAAACCACCtacccttgaggaagtacagaaagtggtcaagaaaacCAGGGCCAAATCATCGCCAGGAccaaacggaataccgtacctgctgtacaagcaatgtcctaaagtccttgagtggctccacagagtgataacATCAGCATGGTGGGACCAAAGATCAACGACCAGTGGATtatagctgatggcgtgtacatcccggAAGAGCAaaattcaagtaccatcagccagttcagaccaatatcgcttctgaatgtcgaaggaaaaatatttttctctgttatagctgcaagactgacaaaataccctacagaaaatgagtacctggaagTGCCAGCCTTAAAaggcggcatcccaggagttcttggttgtgtagaacatgccacaatgattttgGATGCAATCCAAAgtgcaaaggcagagaaaaagaacctcgACGTGGTCTGGCAAATGCACACGGGTCAGTTCCTTATGAGATGATCCAATTGGCTCTCGAAAACATctgggaaatgctgaagaagtacttccatggcttctcaatgcagTTCATCGccaaggaatacacgacagattggatcaatctggaagtgggcatagccatgggctgtgcaatttctccaatcctgttcgtgctggaaatggaagtgatcttgaaggctcAGTGAAGGGTtcggatcgagccgacctcggtaacggataccagataaCTCCTTTAAAACctttcatggatgacacaacagtcctttcaacaacagAGGAcgacacccgtgaaatattgaagcggttggccgagctagttgcctcagtcaggatgaacttcaaacgaAAGAAATCACtgagcctctcactgcgtaacggaaaggtagctgaaacggtcacattcactgtagccaaccaagccattccaacggtgtaagatgaaccagtcaagagccttagAAGATGGTATGACGAGTCCCTGAAAGACgcaaagaggaaaggaaaccaagcagacagcagaagaaggcctgcatatcatggACCAGTGTGGcattcctggcaaatacaaagtgtggtgcccaCAGTCTAGGCTGATTCCAAAGCTCCTGTGGCATCTCCTGATATGAGATATCAGCTGTAGAGCAGTCGAGTTGATTGAGGCAAAGATCGACAAGtgcacacgcaaatggcttggtgtctcACCTAGTCTCACTGACGAgacactctactgtcgccaagcaaagctgaggctatcTCTGAAatccttgtcgaagaatacacggtagggaaggcaagacttctcagcatactcaaagactcaggagacagtattgtgagacCCAACcgacccaagctgaagactggcagaaaatggaaagttagggaggcagtcagtgcagcgaaagaaaaccttaagacgaaggaaataataggacacacccaaaccaacagacaaggcctgggatcgacaaagatggaatggtggtccaagacAAGGGgtaaagcaaaaagagacatgatcatacaggagatcaagacagaagaggatgataaaagagtccagaaggcaatCCAGCAGGGGCGGTGGACAAAATGGGAAAATGCGCTGCAAAGGAGCTTCAGCTGAAGCGACATGTGggacatggcccctctgaggatcagctgcATCCTACGATCCGTgcacgacctccttccctcgaatacaaacttggtgaaatgaggGAAAGCAGATGAACCTGCGTGCCCACTCTACCATagcaaacagtggaacatgtcctcagctcatgcaaagcggcgtttaTCCAAAGACTGTatacatggaggcacaaccaagtgctaaaagaaattgcacacatggtgagcactgtccaaggagcacccacaACACCAGAAGTTCCAAtagagttcctctctgcagaaggcaataaagtctgaccaggaacagctgtaacatccaaaacatccaaacgtgggctgcttgatggtgccgaagattgggaatgcacagttgacctaccggagggaaagaaagacccggaaatcatcagcaagagcggcgtaagacctgacatagtactccactccaaggcagcGATTGTGATTGAGCTCAATGTGCCAAACGAAAGCAgaggaggaagcccacatctacaagaccgaggaTTATgtcagtctagccagcagcctgagagaatctggctttcaagccaaagtcctcgccatagagattggtgcaggagggtttgtgagcgcatctatctacagcctcatgaaacagctgtcgatttttGGTACAGAAAGGACACGGGctttcaaggcaatggcagaagcagcagaaaagagttccagctgaaTCTGGTCGAAAAGGAATGAAAGTGAACTTCATTAAATTACCctgctcaaactaggcgtactttattaaatttccctactcaaactagacgtacgatggctcagtggttaaaacgtctgccagaaaaaggtgactcagtcctgaagtggcggccaccctggaggcgcgggttcgaacctgctgaggaccggcgggggtggggggggggggggcggctatgCACGGGCactcaggagtcatgacctgggtgcggcccggcacccttagagtgtaaggagttaagggctgaaacacttgactgaggggggcgggggggggggggggggggggcttcttctctgaagaccttgtactgtcctgttctccctggagtttcttattaCATCTCAGAATCACGCGATGAGAAATGACAAGCAGAAGAATGAGGTCTGTTGTGGATGAACTAAGCAGTGTTACAAGTCTTCATAGGCGTTGAAAATACGCCAGTAGAATAACATCACAGCCTACTGACAGACCTGACTTGAGTTCTCTGGCACGGTGTAAGAGAAAGGTCTCCCAGTCCTCAGCAGCCTGGGCTTCTACCAGCTGACGTTCTTCCTCTGTAGCGTCCGGGTAACGCTCTAGGGAGTTCTCGAACGTGGTTGCCCTGAAATGGACAGTTTGTGAATCAGTGGGTATATCTAAAGTTCAACCGTCTGTTCTGTTTTGGGGCATTACCTTTGTTTAATTGCAGTGTACAATGAAAAGTTCAGTCCATTAGAAACTTAATCAAGAATACCTCACAATGTTTCCATGTGATAAATTTACTccaaaatgtacattattatgttAGGATCTCATCCAGGAGTAAAACGGTTTCTTGAAagttgaccaaggtcaacaggtcttcgtagggcccaatgacttgcctgattctgtttcgaacttcttcgttcgtgatatgatctttgtaggagatgcccaggagtcttcgaaagcatctcatctcagtggactgtattctcttttctatttcagctgttaagatTCACGATTCACATGTTATACACAAGACACAATTAAATAAAAGCATCCTTTGTCATTAGTTTGCACAGAGAGAACCAAACGGAAAGACAGACTCACGGTTTTGAGAGATAATGAGCGCCACGGAAACACATGATGAGATGAACGCTGTTATCTGGAAGAAtctgagaagaagaaataggTACCTTCattagaaacagaaagacagaattaaACAAATGGCTGACGACATAACATTATTCCCAAACGACAAAGACGATGTTATGAAATCATTGAATATATTTAGATGGTAGTTAAATCTACAGAAAACAAAAGCTTTAAAAATCGATTGCTAGAACGTAGAGGAACACATG from Babylonia areolata isolate BAREFJ2019XMU chromosome 11, ASM4173473v1, whole genome shotgun sequence includes the following:
- the LOC143287406 gene encoding uncharacterized protein LOC143287406, whose protein sequence is MEPTSHFSYGDPGQGVYGHDTGETGHAWIDFMKDHILKACDSIPFNKKEEVVFTMADYATADGYVSMPLVKELIKRLRKKHGEIPIQVVYEDQASSDFNSLFRWVHGLIPNRHCYLSEFKQVYVMASGTSFFEQILPDNSVHLIMCFRGAHYLSKPATTFENSLERYPDATEEERQLVEAQAAEDWETFLLHRARELKSGGVLVAATPAEDPDMKLQGVRYFCQSFHEGMLKIWRQMRDEGKITKEEFVDTNFYRCPPYLREQTAPFENPNSKVNKMGLRLFHAETVLCALPTSATIAKENGRRRYRRPCNTGQFCCERTQSMGSTCLHPRSV